Proteins encoded together in one Stutzerimonas stutzeri window:
- the algB gene encoding sigma-54-dependent response regulator transcription factor AlgB has translation MDQTTDNGGRILLVDDEAAILRTFRYCLEDRGYTVMTAASAAQAEAILQRQVFDLCFLDLRLGEDNGLDVLQQMRTLAPWMRVVIVTAHSAVDTAVDAMQAGAADYLLKPCSPEQLRLSAAKQLEVRQMAARLEALEGEMKQRSDALGSHSPAMMAVLETARQVADTDANILILGESGTGKGELARAIHTWSRRSKKAFVTINCPSLSADLMESELFGHNRGAFTGATESTLGRVNQADGGTLFLDEIGDFPLALQPKLLRFIQDKEYERVGDPVTRRADVRILAATNLNLEEMVREGKFREDLLYRLNVITLNLPPMRERPEDVLALAERFLAAFVKNYGRPARGFSDAAVAALKAYRWPGNVRELRNVVERASIICPQQMIEVNHLGLGEQAGSNAPRIGEPLSLEALEKAHIAGVLSTSDTLEQAARILGIDASTLYRKRKQYGL, from the coding sequence ATGGACCAAACGACGGACAACGGCGGACGCATCCTCCTGGTGGATGACGAAGCGGCGATCCTGCGTACCTTTCGTTACTGCCTGGAAGACCGTGGCTATACCGTGATGACGGCAGCTAGCGCCGCACAGGCCGAAGCGATCCTGCAGCGCCAGGTGTTCGATCTGTGCTTCCTCGACCTGCGCCTGGGCGAAGACAACGGTCTGGACGTGCTACAGCAGATGCGCACGTTGGCGCCCTGGATGCGCGTGGTGATCGTCACCGCCCACTCGGCGGTGGACACAGCGGTCGATGCCATGCAGGCCGGCGCCGCGGATTACCTGCTCAAGCCCTGCAGCCCCGAACAGCTGCGTCTGTCGGCCGCCAAGCAGCTGGAAGTCCGGCAGATGGCAGCGCGCCTGGAAGCACTGGAAGGCGAGATGAAGCAGCGCAGCGATGCGCTTGGCTCGCACAGCCCGGCGATGATGGCCGTGCTGGAGACCGCTCGGCAGGTCGCCGACACCGATGCCAACATCCTCATCCTCGGCGAATCCGGCACCGGCAAGGGCGAGCTGGCGCGTGCCATCCACACCTGGAGCCGGCGCTCGAAGAAGGCCTTCGTCACCATCAACTGCCCGTCACTGTCGGCCGACCTGATGGAAAGCGAGCTGTTCGGACACAACCGCGGTGCCTTCACCGGAGCCACCGAAAGCACCCTCGGTCGGGTCAACCAGGCCGACGGCGGCACGCTGTTCCTCGACGAGATCGGCGACTTCCCGCTGGCGCTGCAACCCAAGCTGCTGCGCTTCATCCAGGACAAGGAATACGAACGCGTCGGCGACCCGGTCACCCGCCGCGCCGATGTGCGCATCCTGGCGGCGACCAACCTCAATCTCGAGGAGATGGTCCGCGAGGGCAAGTTCCGCGAGGACCTGCTCTACCGCCTCAACGTCATCACCCTCAATCTGCCGCCGATGCGCGAGCGCCCGGAAGACGTACTGGCCCTGGCCGAGCGCTTCCTCGCCGCCTTCGTCAAGAACTACGGGCGCCCGGCGCGCGGCTTCAGCGATGCCGCAGTGGCGGCGCTCAAGGCCTATCGCTGGCCCGGCAACGTGCGCGAACTGCGCAACGTGGTGGAGCGGGCAAGCATCATCTGCCCGCAGCAGATGATCGAGGTCAACCACCTCGGGCTCGGCGAACAGGCAGGTAGCAACGCGCCGCGCATCGGCGAGCCGCTGAGCCTCGAGGCACTGGAGAAGGCGCACATCGCCGGCGTGCTGAGCACCAGCGACACCCTGGAGCAGGCCGCACGCATCCTCGGCATCGACGCCTCGACCCTGTACAGAAAGCGCAAGCAGTACGGCCTATGA
- a CDS encoding DUF1330 domain-containing protein yields the protein MPSLNPSPEQLADYVAAMPSGVPILMLNLLRYNAQATYPPGSPHSPCSGREAYARYSRVALTKVQAGGGAVELRAKAHATLIAPPEEEWDDLLLVSYPSKEAFLAMLSDREYQAAAEHRSAALADSRLIGTTRY from the coding sequence ATGCCGAGTCTGAACCCCAGCCCCGAGCAGCTCGCCGACTATGTGGCGGCGATGCCCTCGGGCGTGCCGATCCTGATGCTCAATCTGTTGCGCTACAACGCCCAGGCCACCTACCCGCCGGGCAGCCCGCACAGCCCCTGCAGCGGCCGCGAGGCCTATGCCCGCTACAGCCGCGTGGCGCTGACCAAGGTGCAGGCCGGTGGCGGCGCGGTGGAGCTGCGCGCCAAGGCCCATGCGACGCTGATCGCGCCGCCGGAGGAAGAATGGGATGACCTGCTGCTGGTCAGCTACCCGTCCAAGGAAGCCTTCCTGGCCATGCTCAGCGACCGCGAATACCAGGCCGCCGCCGAGCACCGCAGTGCGGCCCTGGCCGACTCGAGACTGATCGGCACCACCCGCTACTGA
- a CDS encoding KinB sensor domain-containing domain, which produces MKLQMKLRTRLFLGFSALMTVALLGLLLALVSVMKMAKSQEQLIRDNFSIIEINQQLRQTLGNHLIVMLTDDNRSEALAPLRQSFQQTLERGIAEANDDVDRQAFRAVASAYAAFLQQIEASRHQNLTLLEDNPLSQSFNKVRGLMTDMQGAAYDKIRDTELRSRDRASLLAGLLGLTAIAVLLIGFITAHSFARRFGEPIERLSAAADQIGRGDFNIALPTPPIAELSSLSRRFGLMAQALHEFKQTNVEALVNGQQRLQALLDSIDDGLLIVDRDGRLEHANPVAQRQLAWENEHLGSTLGEALGYPQLDNAARQVLDDKPLSDPPEDLVIEADGERRLLAWRISPVSHHDGSISGAVMVLHDVTDQRTFERVRNEFVLRASHELRTPVTGMQMAFSLLRERLRYPADSRESDLFDTVHEEMQRLVRLINDLLNFSRYQSGQQKLELEQCDVPELLEAARQRFEVNAAEQDVQLKLELQQPLPTLMLDRQQIERVLDNLLSNALRHTPRGGEVRLLARHHGERLILSVEDNGEGIPYSQQARIFEPFVQIGRRRGGAGLGLALCKEIAQLHGGRIGVHSRIGHGTIFYVALPI; this is translated from the coding sequence ATGAAACTGCAGATGAAGCTGCGAACCCGACTCTTCCTCGGGTTCTCGGCACTGATGACGGTGGCCCTGCTGGGCCTGCTGCTGGCGCTGGTCAGCGTGATGAAGATGGCCAAGAGCCAGGAGCAGCTGATCCGCGACAACTTCAGCATCATCGAGATCAACCAGCAGTTGCGTCAGACGCTGGGCAATCATCTGATCGTGATGCTTACCGACGACAACCGCAGCGAGGCGCTCGCCCCGCTGCGCCAGAGCTTCCAGCAGACCCTGGAGCGCGGCATCGCCGAGGCCAACGACGATGTCGACCGCCAGGCCTTCCGTGCAGTCGCCAGCGCCTATGCCGCCTTTCTGCAGCAGATCGAAGCCAGCCGCCATCAGAACCTGACCCTGCTGGAAGACAACCCGCTGAGCCAGTCCTTCAACAAGGTCCGCGGCCTGATGACCGACATGCAGGGCGCGGCCTACGACAAGATCCGCGACACCGAGCTGCGCAGCCGTGATCGCGCCTCGCTGCTGGCGGGCCTGCTGGGACTCACCGCGATAGCCGTGCTGCTGATCGGCTTCATTACCGCGCACAGCTTCGCGCGACGTTTCGGCGAGCCGATCGAGCGGCTGTCCGCCGCTGCCGACCAGATCGGCCGCGGGGATTTCAACATCGCCCTGCCGACCCCGCCGATCGCCGAGCTGTCGTCCCTGAGCCGGCGCTTCGGTCTCATGGCGCAGGCTCTGCACGAGTTCAAGCAGACCAACGTGGAGGCCCTGGTAAACGGTCAACAGCGCCTGCAGGCGTTGCTCGACAGCATCGACGACGGCCTGCTGATCGTCGACCGCGACGGTCGCCTGGAGCACGCCAACCCGGTGGCGCAGCGACAGCTGGCCTGGGAGAACGAGCACCTGGGCTCCACCCTTGGCGAAGCGCTGGGCTATCCGCAACTGGACAACGCCGCGCGGCAGGTACTGGACGACAAGCCGCTGTCCGACCCGCCAGAGGATCTGGTCATCGAGGCCGACGGCGAACGGCGCCTGCTGGCCTGGCGCATCAGCCCGGTCAGCCACCACGACGGCAGCATCAGTGGCGCGGTGATGGTGCTGCACGACGTCACCGACCAGCGCACCTTCGAACGCGTGCGCAACGAATTCGTGCTGCGCGCCTCCCACGAACTGCGCACCCCGGTCACCGGCATGCAGATGGCCTTCAGCCTGTTGCGCGAGCGTCTGCGCTACCCCGCCGACAGTCGCGAATCCGACCTGTTCGATACGGTGCACGAGGAAATGCAGCGCCTGGTCAGGCTGATCAACGACCTGCTCAATTTCTCCCGCTACCAGAGCGGCCAGCAGAAACTGGAGCTGGAGCAGTGCGACGTGCCGGAGCTGCTCGAAGCCGCGCGCCAGCGCTTCGAGGTCAACGCCGCCGAGCAGGACGTGCAGCTCAAGCTGGAGCTGCAGCAGCCACTGCCAACGCTGATGCTCGACCGCCAGCAGATCGAGCGGGTGCTGGACAACCTGCTGAGCAACGCCCTGCGCCACACGCCCAGGGGCGGCGAGGTGCGCCTGCTGGCGCGGCATCATGGCGAGCGGCTGATCCTCAGCGTCGAGGACAACGGCGAAGGCATTCCCTACAGCCAGCAGGCACGCATCTTCGAACCCTTCGTGCAGATCGGCCGCCGTCGCGGCGGGGCCGGACTGGGGCTTGCCTTATGCAAGGAAATTGCCCAGCTGCATGGTGGCCGCATTGGCGTGCACTCGCGGATCGGCCACGGCACTATCTTCTACGTGGCGCTGCCGATCTGA
- a CDS encoding TRAP transporter permease, translating to MQDKQLSTEELIAQDVGARLPEGAMAQIIAGLALAWSLFQLWIASPLPFLLRFGVLNDTETRSIHLAFALLLAFLAYPAFKRSPRDRVPLVDIALGLVAAASAAYLFIFYEQLAQRPGSLTTADLITACIGIPLLLEATRRALGPPLAIIALVFLVYSVAGPWMPGLLAHRGVSFTAMANHQWITTEGVFGIALGVSTSFVFLFVLFGALLERAGAGHYFIQLAFSLLGHMRGGPAKAAVVSSALTGMISGSSIANVVTTGTFTIPMMKKVGFSKEKAGAVEVASSVNGQIMPPVMGAAAFLMVEYVGIPYVEIIKHAFLPASISYIALLYIVHLEALKQGMQPIGTHQPKPWLRRLTGFAFGAALISGLSLTVYYGLGWLKPVLGDYALPGIGALLAIVYLGLLKVAASNPPLPAEDPDKPLEELPNSRAVLLSGLHFLLPVVVLVWCLMIERLSPGLSAFWGTVMLVIILLTQRPLLSWMRGDGGEVHGNAMDGLVDLREGLIAGARNMIGIGIATAAAGIIVGAVSQTGVGLVLADLVELLSMGNLLLMLLLTAFLSLILGMGLPTTANYIVVSSLLAPVIVALGQQNGLIVPLIAVHLFVFYFGIMADVTPPVGLASFAAAAVSKGDPIRTGVAAFYYSLRTAALPFLFIFNTDLLLIGVDFLHGVLIFIVATIAMLIFAAGTQGYFLVRSRWYESLLLLLVAFTLFRPGFWMDLIHDPYQEIPPAQLVEALGNVEEDSQLRLRVLGEDAVGDAREFVLLLAIPDGASGEEKLEKIGLMTYEQDGKLLVDSVTFGSPAAEAGLEFDQQILSVRAPTDRWPKEFMWIPGFLLFGLIVWMQRRRRQT from the coding sequence ATGCAAGACAAACAACTCTCCACCGAGGAGCTGATCGCCCAGGACGTCGGTGCGCGCCTGCCCGAAGGTGCGATGGCGCAGATCATCGCCGGGCTGGCGCTGGCCTGGTCGCTGTTCCAGCTGTGGATCGCCTCGCCGTTGCCGTTCCTGCTGCGCTTCGGCGTGCTCAACGACACCGAGACGCGCTCGATCCACCTGGCGTTCGCGCTGCTGCTGGCGTTTCTCGCCTACCCGGCCTTCAAGCGCTCGCCGCGCGACCGGGTACCGCTGGTCGACATCGCGCTGGGTCTGGTCGCCGCCGCCAGTGCCGCCTATCTGTTCATCTTCTATGAACAACTGGCCCAGCGCCCGGGCAGCCTGACCACCGCGGACCTGATTACCGCCTGCATCGGCATTCCCCTGTTGCTGGAGGCCACCCGCCGCGCCCTCGGCCCGCCGCTGGCGATCATCGCCCTGGTGTTCCTCGTCTACAGCGTCGCCGGCCCCTGGATGCCCGGCCTGCTGGCGCACCGCGGGGTGAGTTTCACCGCGATGGCCAACCACCAGTGGATCACCACCGAGGGCGTGTTCGGCATCGCCCTGGGCGTATCCACCAGTTTCGTCTTCCTCTTCGTGCTGTTCGGCGCGCTGCTCGAACGCGCCGGCGCCGGACATTATTTCATCCAGCTGGCGTTCAGCCTGCTCGGCCACATGCGCGGCGGTCCGGCCAAGGCGGCGGTGGTGTCCTCGGCGCTGACCGGGATGATCTCCGGCTCGTCGATCGCCAACGTGGTGACCACCGGCACCTTCACCATCCCGATGATGAAGAAGGTCGGCTTTTCCAAGGAAAAGGCCGGCGCGGTGGAAGTGGCGTCTTCGGTCAATGGCCAGATCATGCCGCCGGTGATGGGCGCCGCGGCGTTCCTGATGGTCGAGTACGTCGGCATTCCCTATGTCGAGATCATCAAGCACGCCTTCCTGCCGGCCAGCATTTCCTACATCGCGCTGCTCTACATCGTGCATCTGGAAGCGCTCAAGCAGGGCATGCAGCCGATCGGCACGCACCAGCCCAAGCCCTGGCTGCGTCGCCTGACCGGCTTCGCCTTCGGCGCGGCGCTGATTTCCGGGCTGTCGCTGACGGTCTACTACGGCCTCGGCTGGCTCAAGCCGGTACTCGGCGACTACGCGCTGCCCGGCATCGGCGCCTTGCTGGCGATTGTCTACCTGGGCCTGCTGAAGGTGGCGGCGAGCAATCCGCCGCTGCCGGCCGAGGACCCGGACAAGCCGCTGGAGGAACTGCCGAACAGCCGTGCCGTGCTGCTTTCCGGCCTGCATTTCCTGCTGCCGGTGGTGGTGCTGGTCTGGTGCCTGATGATCGAACGGCTGTCCCCCGGCCTGTCGGCGTTCTGGGGCACGGTGATGCTGGTCATCATCCTGCTCACCCAGCGCCCGCTGCTGTCCTGGATGCGCGGCGATGGCGGCGAGGTCCACGGCAACGCGATGGATGGCCTGGTCGACCTGCGCGAGGGCCTGATCGCCGGTGCGCGCAACATGATCGGCATCGGCATCGCGACCGCGGCGGCGGGCATCATCGTCGGTGCGGTGTCGCAGACCGGCGTGGGCCTGGTGCTGGCGGATCTGGTGGAACTGCTGTCGATGGGCAATCTGCTGCTGATGCTGTTGCTCACCGCCTTCCTCAGCCTGATCCTCGGCATGGGCCTGCCCACCACCGCCAACTACATCGTGGTGTCCAGCCTGCTGGCGCCGGTGATCGTCGCGCTGGGCCAGCAGAACGGGCTGATCGTGCCGCTGATCGCGGTGCATCTGTTCGTCTTCTACTTCGGCATCATGGCCGACGTGACGCCGCCGGTGGGCCTGGCCTCGTTCGCCGCGGCGGCGGTGTCCAAGGGCGATCCGATCCGCACCGGGGTGGCCGCGTTCTATTACAGCCTGCGCACCGCGGCGCTGCCGTTCCTGTTCATCTTCAACACCGACCTGCTGCTGATAGGCGTGGACTTCTTGCACGGCGTGCTGATCTTTATCGTCGCCACCATCGCCATGCTGATCTTCGCCGCCGGCACCCAGGGCTATTTCCTGGTGCGCAGCCGCTGGTACGAGAGCCTGCTGTTGCTGCTGGTGGCCTTCACCCTGTTCCGCCCCGGCTTCTGGATGGATCTCATCCATGACCCGTATCAGGAGATTCCGCCGGCGCAGCTGGTGGAGGCACTGGGCAACGTCGAGGAAGACAGCCAGCTGCGCCTGCGCGTGCTCGGCGAGGACGCAGTGGGCGATGCCCGTGAGTTCGTGCTGCTGCTGGCGATCCCGGACGGCGCCTCGGGCGAGGAGAAGCTGGAGAAGATCGGCCTGATGACCTACGAGCAGGACGGCAAGCTGCTGGTGGACAGCGTCACGTTCGGCAGCCCGGCTGCCGAGGCGGGGCTGGAGTTCGACCAGCAGATTCTCTCGGTACGCGCGCCGACCGACCGCTGGCCGAAGGAATTCATGTGGATTCCGGGCTTCCTGCTGTTCGGCCTGATCGTCTGGATGCAGCGCCGCCGCCGTCAGACCTGA
- a CDS encoding DUF1328 domain-containing protein, protein MLSWAITFLIIAIIAAVLGFGGIAGTATGIAKILFVVFLVLFVASLIFGRGRGPRV, encoded by the coding sequence ATGCTGAGTTGGGCCATTACCTTCCTGATCATTGCCATCATCGCTGCAGTTCTGGGCTTCGGTGGTATCGCAGGCACTGCTACAGGTATTGCGAAGATCCTGTTCGTGGTCTTCCTGGTGCTGTTCGTGGCATCGCTGATCTTCGGCCGCGGCCGCGGACCGCGTGTCTGA
- a CDS encoding TAXI family TRAP transporter solute-binding subunit, translating to MKGKSLAWIFTAALAGTGLSTVAQAQEKFVTIGTGGQTGVYYVAGQSICRFVNRNAENIKCNAPASGGGVANVNGLRSGEFNFGIMQSDHQYKAMEGVAPFEKEGKMDDIRAVFSLQSEVFTVLARRSANIKGLDDLKGKRVNIGNPGSGQRDTLEEIMKVKGWDKSVFSLAAELKPAEQASALGDNNIDAMTYFVGHPNGAIQEATTTTDAVLVPITGPEIDKLLEERSYYTKAEIPGGLYKGNDQATQSIGGKAVLSTTSKVDAEVVYQLVKSVFENIERFQRLHPAFKDLKPEEMIEVGLSAPLHEGAERYYKERGWL from the coding sequence ATGAAAGGCAAATCCTTGGCATGGATCTTTACCGCTGCTCTGGCGGGAACCGGCCTGAGCACAGTGGCACAGGCGCAAGAGAAGTTCGTCACCATCGGCACGGGCGGGCAGACCGGCGTTTACTACGTAGCCGGGCAATCGATCTGCCGCTTCGTCAACCGCAATGCGGAAAACATCAAGTGCAACGCCCCGGCCAGCGGCGGCGGCGTGGCCAACGTCAACGGTCTGCGCAGTGGCGAATTCAACTTCGGCATCATGCAGTCCGACCACCAGTACAAGGCAATGGAAGGCGTCGCACCCTTCGAGAAAGAAGGGAAGATGGACGACATCCGCGCGGTGTTCTCCCTGCAGAGCGAAGTCTTCACCGTACTGGCCCGTCGCAGCGCCAACATCAAGGGGCTCGATGACCTCAAGGGCAAGCGCGTCAACATCGGCAACCCCGGTTCCGGTCAGCGCGACACCCTCGAAGAGATCATGAAGGTCAAGGGCTGGGACAAGTCGGTGTTCTCCCTGGCCGCCGAGCTGAAGCCGGCTGAGCAGGCCAGCGCACTGGGCGACAACAACATCGATGCCATGACCTACTTCGTCGGTCACCCCAACGGCGCGATCCAGGAAGCCACCACCACCACCGACGCGGTGCTGGTGCCGATCACCGGCCCGGAGATCGACAAGCTGCTCGAAGAGCGCAGCTACTACACCAAGGCCGAGATTCCCGGCGGCCTGTACAAGGGCAACGACCAGGCGACCCAGTCCATCGGTGGCAAGGCCGTGCTGTCCACTACCTCCAAGGTCGATGCCGAAGTGGTCTACCAGCTGGTCAAGTCGGTGTTCGAGAACATCGAGCGCTTCCAGCGCCTGCATCCGGCCTTCAAGGACCTGAAGCCGGAAGAGATGATCGAAGTCGGCCTGAGCGCGCCGCTGCATGAAGGCGCCGAGCGCTACTATAAGGAGCGCGGCTGGCTGTAA
- a CDS encoding methyl-accepting chemotaxis protein has product MRMNLPVTGRDVSISDTANILSTTDLNGDITYVNPDFIKISGFDEDELLGQHHNIVRHPDMPREAFADLWSSVRGGNSWMGMVKNRCKNGDHYWVSAFVTPISRNGRVVEYQSVRTKPQPAQIAAAEGLYAQLRDLRPPAALRRAPLSARSRVALCAALGAAPCVIGGALLGGVGLGVALLTATVAAAAASALTYLALAPLQRLAEQARRVGDNPVGQLIYAGRRDEYGQIAFAMKMLETEAGAMVGRIGDASRQLSQHAHELLGAMDSSTESAARQQSETDQVATAINQMAVSVQDVANNAQRTAEAASRADNEAATGTEVVNRTGVAIGQLAQDIQHAGDVIHQLEAHSNDITKVLDVIRGIAEQTNLLALNAAIEAARAGEQGRGFAVVADEVRSLASRTQQSTREINDMIGALQGGARQAVEVMQRSREQAMQSVDQAEQAARSLQGINSRVNEISAMSMQIAAAVEQQSAVSENINQNIVSIRGGSDRHVESGLRSRQSASGVAELAGSMEMLVQQFWTRRRG; this is encoded by the coding sequence ATGCGCATGAATCTGCCGGTCACCGGCCGCGATGTTTCCATCAGCGATACCGCCAATATCCTTTCCACCACGGATCTCAACGGTGACATCACCTATGTGAATCCGGATTTCATCAAGATCAGCGGCTTCGACGAGGACGAGCTGCTCGGCCAGCACCACAACATCGTGCGCCATCCGGACATGCCCCGCGAGGCGTTCGCCGACCTCTGGTCCAGCGTGCGCGGCGGCAATTCTTGGATGGGCATGGTCAAGAACCGCTGCAAGAACGGCGATCACTACTGGGTCAGCGCGTTCGTCACCCCGATCAGCCGCAATGGCCGGGTGGTCGAGTACCAGTCGGTGCGCACCAAGCCGCAGCCGGCGCAGATCGCCGCCGCCGAAGGGTTGTACGCCCAGCTGCGTGACCTGCGGCCGCCGGCGGCGCTGCGGCGCGCGCCGCTCAGCGCGCGCAGTCGCGTGGCGCTGTGCGCCGCGTTGGGTGCGGCCCCGTGCGTGATCGGCGGAGCCCTGCTCGGTGGTGTTGGCCTGGGTGTGGCGCTGCTTACCGCGACGGTGGCGGCCGCGGCGGCCAGCGCTCTGACCTACCTGGCGCTGGCGCCCCTGCAGCGACTCGCCGAACAGGCGCGCCGGGTCGGCGACAATCCGGTGGGGCAGCTGATCTACGCCGGCCGGCGTGACGAGTACGGCCAGATCGCCTTCGCCATGAAGATGCTGGAAACCGAAGCCGGCGCCATGGTCGGCCGCATCGGCGACGCCTCGCGCCAGCTCAGCCAGCACGCCCATGAACTGCTCGGCGCGATGGACAGCAGCACCGAGAGCGCGGCGCGCCAGCAGAGCGAAACCGATCAGGTCGCCACCGCGATCAACCAGATGGCGGTCAGTGTGCAGGACGTGGCGAACAACGCCCAGCGCACCGCGGAAGCGGCCAGCCGCGCCGACAACGAAGCGGCCACCGGCACCGAGGTGGTCAATCGCACCGGCGTCGCCATCGGCCAGCTGGCGCAGGACATCCAGCATGCCGGCGACGTGATCCACCAGCTGGAAGCGCACAGCAACGACATCACCAAGGTGCTCGATGTCATCCGCGGCATCGCCGAGCAGACCAATTTGCTGGCGCTCAACGCAGCCATCGAGGCGGCGCGTGCCGGCGAGCAGGGCCGGGGCTTCGCCGTGGTCGCCGACGAGGTGCGCAGCCTGGCCTCGCGCACTCAGCAGTCGACCCGGGAGATCAACGACATGATCGGCGCGCTGCAGGGCGGTGCGCGTCAGGCGGTGGAAGTCATGCAGCGCAGCCGCGAGCAGGCCATGCAGAGCGTCGACCAGGCCGAACAGGCGGCGCGCTCGCTGCAGGGCATCAACAGCCGCGTCAACGAGATCAGTGCGATGAGCATGCAGATCGCCGCGGCGGTGGAGCAGCAGAGCGCGGTCAGCGAGAACATCAACCAGAACATCGTCAGCATTCGCGGCGGTTCCGATCGTCACGTGGAGAGCGGTCTGCGTAGTCGGCAAAGCGCCTCGGGCGTCGCCGAGCTGGCCGGCAGCATGGAGATGCTGGTGCAGCAATTCTGGACACGACGACGCGGCTGA
- a CDS encoding nucleoside recognition domain-containing protein, protein MLNGLWLGFFLVAALAALGRWLIGGDPAVFAALVESLFAMAKLAVEVMIVLFGTLTLWLGFLRIAEKAGLIELLARLLGPLFRRLMPEVPAGHPALGLITLNFAANGLGLDNAATPIGLKAMRALQELNPLPSVASNAQILFLVLNTSSLTLLPVSIFMYRVQQGADDPTLVFLPILLATSASSLAGLLAVALVQRLRLWDPVVLAYFIPGALLLGGFMALLAGLSATALASLSSLLGNLTLFGLIIAFLVVGALRKVPVYEAFVEGAKEGFDVAKSLLPYLIAMLCAIGALRASGALDFGLEGIRWLVEALGWDTRFVDALPTALVKPFSGSAARAMLIETMQSQGVDSFPALVAATVQGSTETTFYVLAVYFGAVGIQRARHAVGCALVADLAGIIAAIAVCYWFFG, encoded by the coding sequence ATGCTCAATGGCCTCTGGCTGGGCTTTTTTCTGGTCGCCGCGCTGGCTGCCCTGGGGCGCTGGCTGATCGGTGGCGATCCCGCGGTGTTCGCCGCGCTGGTGGAGAGCCTGTTCGCCATGGCCAAGCTGGCCGTGGAAGTGATGATCGTGCTGTTCGGCACCCTGACGCTCTGGCTGGGTTTCCTGCGCATCGCCGAAAAGGCCGGGCTGATCGAGCTGCTGGCGCGGCTGCTCGGGCCGCTGTTCCGCCGGCTGATGCCGGAAGTGCCGGCCGGGCACCCGGCGCTGGGGCTGATCACGCTCAATTTCGCCGCCAACGGGCTTGGTCTGGACAACGCCGCGACGCCTATTGGCCTCAAGGCGATGCGCGCACTGCAGGAGCTGAACCCGCTGCCCAGCGTGGCCAGCAATGCGCAAATCCTCTTCCTGGTGCTCAACACCTCTTCGCTCACGCTGCTGCCGGTGTCCATCTTCATGTACCGCGTGCAGCAGGGCGCGGACGACCCGACCCTGGTGTTCCTGCCGATTCTGCTGGCCACCAGTGCCTCGTCCCTGGCGGGCCTGCTGGCAGTGGCGCTGGTGCAGCGCCTGCGCCTGTGGGACCCGGTGGTGCTGGCCTATTTCATTCCCGGTGCGCTGCTGCTCGGCGGTTTCATGGCCCTGCTGGCAGGGCTGTCGGCCACCGCGCTGGCGTCGCTGTCCTCGTTGCTGGGCAACCTGACCCTGTTCGGCCTGATCATCGCCTTCCTCGTCGTCGGAGCGCTGCGCAAGGTGCCGGTGTACGAGGCGTTCGTCGAGGGCGCGAAGGAAGGCTTCGACGTCGCCAAGAGCCTGTTGCCGTATCTGATCGCCATGCTCTGCGCCATTGGCGCCCTGCGCGCATCCGGTGCGCTGGATTTCGGTCTGGAAGGCATTCGCTGGCTGGTCGAAGCGCTGGGCTGGGACACCCGCTTCGTCGACGCCCTGCCTACCGCGCTGGTCAAGCCGTTCTCCGGCAGCGCGGCGCGGGCGATGCTGATCGAGACCATGCAGAGTCAGGGCGTGGACAGCTTCCCTGCGCTGGTCGCGGCGACGGTGCAGGGCAGTACCGAGACCACCTTCTACGTGCTGGCGGTGTACTTCGGTGCGGTCGGCATCCAGCGCGCGCGGCATGCGGTGGGCTGTGCCCTGGTCGCGGATCTGGCCGGCATCATCGCTGCCATCGCGGTGTGCTACTGGTTCTTCGGTTGA
- a CDS encoding PA2169 family four-helix-bundle protein, which yields MNKSMNQLNELIEITRDGQRFYQHAAEEVTDVELQHLFRDLAQAKTQIIQALSVKVAASHEQPSQGGTLTGRMRELYADTRSRIGDHDTPYVDQLEQTEAHILEAFEDAVQDAEPDVRALLAIELPKLRTCHERMRQLKQARH from the coding sequence ATGAACAAGTCCATGAACCAGCTCAACGAGCTCATCGAGATCACCCGCGACGGGCAGCGTTTCTACCAGCATGCCGCCGAGGAAGTAACGGACGTCGAGCTGCAGCACCTGTTCCGCGATCTGGCCCAGGCCAAAACTCAGATCATCCAGGCCCTGAGCGTCAAGGTCGCCGCCAGCCATGAACAGCCTTCGCAGGGCGGCACGCTGACCGGGCGCATGCGCGAGCTGTACGCCGACACCCGTTCGCGCATCGGCGATCACGACACGCCCTATGTTGATCAGCTCGAGCAGACCGAAGCACACATCCTGGAGGCTTTCGAAGACGCCGTGCAGGACGCCGAGCCGGATGTACGGGCTTTGCTGGCTATTGAGCTGCCCAAGCTGCGTACCTGCCACGAGCGCATGCGCCAGCTCAAACAGGCCCGACACTGA